The stretch of DNA AGGACTGCGTTCTCTGGAAATTTATCGTAAAGTGTTTGATTCTCAATGAATCATTCTGCAGCTTTTATATTCAAAACCGGTTTTATCTTAAAAAGCACCTTTGCAGTTGGTTCAATCAGCCGCTCAATCAGGGCAGGATTTTTATATACCATCGGGCTTTCATCGATTGTATCCTTATTGATACATGAACTGTAAATTCCTTTCATCGAATTTCTATATTCTTCCAAATCAATAAGCTGTTTTGCTTTCGACCTCGACATAATTCTTCCTGCTCCATGCGGTGCTGAATAATTCCATTCCTGATTTCCCTTGCCTTCACATATCATTATGCCATCCCGCATGTTAAACGGAATGATAAGTTTTTGACCCTCCATGGCTTTGATGGCGCCTTTTCGTATGATGAAATCACTCAGGTCAATATAGTTATGAACCGATTCGATGAGTTCTCCCTGTATTTGCCAATGTAATTTATCGGTTATCAATTCCAGCATTTTCATCCTATTGAGATGGGCATAATACTGGGCAAAAAGCATATCTATGAGGTATGACATCATTTCTTTGCCCTCAAGGCAGGCTAATTCCCTGTCGCGAAATGGTATTTTCTTACTTTTTTTACTCTTTCTGTCGGATGTTTCATCCCCTGAACTCATATTTTTTATGGCTACATTCTGCCAGTATTCTGCTGTTTTCAAACCGAAATTTCTGGAACCACTATGAATGGTGAGAAAATATTCATCCTCCGACTTTCCTATTTCAATGAAATGATTCCCTCCGCCTAATGTACCGACAGAGTTAAAAAACCTTTCCGGCTCTATTCCTGTTTGCCTGATTTTGTCTTTTATCCAGTATTTGTCTATCTCAATTGGTTGAACATCAATATTGAAGCGTTTTCTGATTGCTTTCAGAAACAGGCTCAGTCTCTTATTTATTTCATTGTAATTAAAGTCCTGAAAAACCTGTTTTTTATGGATGGAAGTGCCCATTGGTACAACAGATTGAATTTTTTTGTCTGCCTTTTCCGGATGCTCTTTTAAATCATTGCCTATGCTGGCACACACCATCCCGCAGCCAATATCAACGCCAATCACATTCGGAATGACAAAATCACTTAAGGGCATGGTAAATCCAATTACAGAGCCTTTTCCGGCATGCGCATCCGGCATAATAACAACCTGATTGGTAAAAACCGGATGATTGATGATTCTCTCAATCTGTGAAATACATTCAGGTTCCAAATCATCTGTCATTATTTTCGCACTGGTATATTTTCCGTAAAGTTCAATCATATTGATATGGAGTTAGAACTTCAGGTGAATTATTGGAAGGGGAGTTTACCAAAGTTGAAACAGGATAGGTTTCGATTAATGCTGAATCAATTGGTGTGAGAATACTTTTTAATTCATCAATATCTGCAGAATCCGACATCCATAATTCTTCTCTTTCAGGATTTAATATAACAGGCATTCTGTCATGTATTTCTTTCATCTTCTCATTTGGCAAAGTGGTTATGATTGTAAAAGAATATATGCTTTCTCCATCATTATTTTTCCATGAGTCCCATAGCCCGGCAAATGAAAATAATTCATTGTTTTTCAATCTGATACAGTAAGGAATTTTCATCTTACCAGTTTTTTTCCACTCATAAAAACCATCTGCGATGACTAAACATCTTTTCCTTGCAAGCAGATTTTTAAAAGATACTTTTTCTGTGAGCGATTCTGCTCTTGCATTTATCATTTTATTCCCAACTGAAACATCTTTTGCCCAAAAAGGGATTAATCCCCATCTGAAAAACTCAATTTTCTGAGGTTTTTGATTGGTTATAACCGGCATCTGCATGGTAGGCGCTGCATTGTAAACCGGCTTATATTTTTCAAAATCAAGTTCAGCCCTGTATCTGACGGTGATATC from Sphingobacteriales bacterium encodes:
- a CDS encoding RtcB family protein, which translates into the protein MIELYGKYTSAKIMTDDLEPECISQIERIINHPVFTNQVVIMPDAHAGKGSVIGFTMPLSDFVIPNVIGVDIGCGMVCASIGNDLKEHPEKADKKIQSVVPMGTSIHKKQVFQDFNYNEINKRLSLFLKAIRKRFNIDVQPIEIDKYWIKDKIRQTGIEPERFFNSVGTLGGGNHFIEIGKSEDEYFLTIHSGSRNFGLKTAEYWQNVAIKNMSSGDETSDRKSKKSKKIPFRDRELACLEGKEMMSYLIDMLFAQYYAHLNRMKMLELITDKLHWQIQGELIESVHNYIDLSDFIIRKGAIKAMEGQKLIIPFNMRDGIMICEGKGNQEWNYSAPHGAGRIMSRSKAKQLIDLEEYRNSMKGIYSSCINKDTIDESPMVYKNPALIERLIEPTAKVLFKIKPVLNIKAAE
- a CDS encoding SOS response-associated peptidase: MCGRFMITKKVDDITVRYRAELDFEKYKPVYNAAPTMQMPVITNQKPQKIEFFRWGLIPFWAKDVSVGNKMINARAESLTEKVSFKNLLARKRCLVIADGFYEWKKTGKMKIPYCIRLKNNELFSFAGLWDSWKNNDGESIYSFTIITTLPNEKMKEIHDRMPVILNPEREELWMSDSADIDELKSILTPIDSALIETYPVSTLVNSPSNNSPEVLTPYQYD